One region of Jeotgalibacillus aurantiacus genomic DNA includes:
- a CDS encoding DUF4129 domain-containing transglutaminase family protein, translating to MRTDFGWNTVTLLILYVLSFFLLWEWLRPIDQITDTDNLSFFIIFAGLSLLLYFFEVDWRISGLIKLLYIVIVLQTLYFTVPFIGEGEWVAAFLASVWESVILTVQQDWNNVSDLYRSLLFFILLWLSTYLLHYWLAVRKQLFLFYLFTIVYVTLLDTFSPYDGTNAIIRIILFGFLLMGLLTLQRVTDQERLHQSAGQYQKWLIPLALMVAFSSVIAYAAPKSEPIWPDPVPFLQSFAGGSGSGSGVNRLGYGEDDSSLGGPFVGDETKVFEVVTNDEQYWRIETKDLYTGKGWDQSQESDGSGAAFTVGEDIPLNISDIDEESEPVTASIEVDLTYNHLVYPYAPDQVLEADADRMVVDSISEKIVSYQGEEEVELEQYEWEFREPRYSLQAMRNTTGLGDYERTGDLQRYLQLPENLPDRVRELAVEITEGEDNWYDKASAVEDYFSRNGFVYDQFDVPVPSGDQDYVDQFLFETQRGYCDNFSTSMVVLLRSVDIPARWVKGYTQGEEINRNEDGLTRYEITNNNAHSWVEVFFPEVGWVPFEPTVGFSNNVSLNYDLDLDTETETPETPEPQEQETPEAPAPLEEDTPAGGGPGGNGSLFGNMWDGIKTFVSENRFISGLIGVAFILAGVIIYRLRFRWMPYVLIYYYKSKRGDDVYPDAYAALLKQLRRYGLKRSDNQTLRSYAREIDEFFGSKEMSRLTDQYERIIYRKDDPSAKWPEMRELWEDLIKRTTG from the coding sequence ATGAGAACCGACTTTGGATGGAATACGGTTACGCTGTTGATTTTATACGTACTCAGCTTCTTCCTGTTATGGGAGTGGCTGCGTCCGATTGACCAGATTACGGATACAGATAACCTGTCTTTCTTTATTATTTTTGCCGGTCTTTCGCTGCTGCTTTACTTCTTTGAGGTTGATTGGCGAATTTCAGGCTTAATCAAGCTGCTTTATATCGTGATTGTGTTACAAACGCTATATTTCACTGTTCCTTTTATTGGAGAAGGGGAGTGGGTGGCTGCGTTCTTAGCCTCTGTATGGGAAAGTGTCATATTAACCGTTCAGCAGGACTGGAATAATGTCAGTGATTTGTACCGGAGTCTATTATTCTTTATTTTGTTATGGCTCAGCACGTACTTACTTCATTACTGGCTTGCTGTCAGAAAACAGCTGTTTTTATTTTATTTGTTTACAATCGTTTATGTAACGCTTCTTGATACGTTCAGTCCATATGATGGAACCAACGCCATTATCCGGATTATTTTATTTGGTTTTCTGTTGATGGGACTGCTTACGCTGCAGCGTGTAACCGATCAGGAGCGGCTGCATCAGTCTGCAGGGCAGTATCAGAAGTGGCTGATTCCACTTGCGCTGATGGTCGCCTTCAGCTCCGTGATTGCTTATGCTGCTCCAAAGTCAGAGCCAATATGGCCGGATCCGGTTCCTTTTCTACAATCATTTGCCGGAGGGTCAGGGAGTGGTTCCGGAGTAAACAGGCTCGGTTACGGAGAGGATGATTCTTCACTGGGCGGTCCATTTGTCGGCGATGAAACGAAAGTTTTTGAAGTCGTGACAAATGACGAGCAGTATTGGCGTATTGAAACGAAAGATCTTTATACCGGAAAAGGATGGGATCAGTCTCAGGAATCTGACGGAAGTGGTGCCGCATTTACGGTAGGGGAAGATATTCCGCTTAACATTTCCGATATTGATGAGGAATCTGAGCCTGTGACAGCCTCGATTGAAGTGGATCTTACTTATAATCACCTTGTATATCCATACGCGCCGGATCAGGTGCTTGAAGCCGATGCTGACCGGATGGTGGTTGATTCGATCAGTGAAAAGATCGTTTCGTATCAGGGTGAAGAAGAGGTTGAGCTTGAACAGTATGAGTGGGAGTTTCGCGAACCCCGTTACAGTCTTCAGGCAATGAGGAATACAACCGGTTTAGGGGATTATGAAAGAACCGGCGATCTGCAGCGTTACCTACAGCTTCCGGAGAATTTACCTGACCGCGTTCGTGAACTGGCGGTTGAAATCACAGAGGGTGAAGACAACTGGTACGATAAAGCAAGTGCTGTGGAGGATTATTTTTCACGCAATGGTTTCGTCTATGATCAGTTTGATGTGCCGGTTCCGTCCGGTGATCAGGATTATGTTGACCAGTTTTTATTCGAAACACAAAGAGGATACTGTGATAACTTTTCAACCTCAATGGTTGTGCTGCTGCGTTCAGTGGATATTCCGGCACGCTGGGTAAAGGGTTATACGCAGGGTGAGGAAATCAACCGTAATGAGGATGGACTTACGCGTTATGAGATTACAAACAACAATGCCCATTCCTGGGTTGAAGTATTTTTCCCGGAAGTAGGATGGGTACCGTTTGAGCCGACAGTCGGTTTTTCAAATAACGTATCGCTGAACTACGATTTGGATCTGGATACAGAAACGGAAACACCTGAAACACCTGAGCCACAGGAACAGGAAACGCCTGAAGCGCCTGCACCACTTGAGGAAGATACACCTGCCGGGGGTGGCCCTGGTGGAAATGGATCGCTGTTCGGGAATATGTGGGATGGCATTAAAACATTTGTGTCAGAAAATCGTTTTATCTCCGGTCTGATCGGTGTAGCGTTTATTCTCGCTGGTGTGATCATTTACCGTCTGAGATTCCGCTGGATGCCTTACGTTTTAATTTATTATTACAAATCAAAACGCGGGGATGATGTATATCCGGATGCTTACGCAGCGCTGTTAAAGCAGCTTAGAAGGTACGGTTTAAAACGTTCGGATAACCAGACGCTGAGATCATACGCAAGAGAGATTGATGAGTTTTTCGGATCAAAGGAAATGAGCCGTCTGACGGATCAGTATGAGCGAATCATTTACCGTAAAGATGATCCTTCAGCCAAATGGCCTGAAATGCGTGAATTATGGGAAGATTTAATTAAAAGAACAACCGGTTGA
- a CDS encoding DUF58 domain-containing protein produces the protein MKAIWTFLQEFGKVLLLLVLLAGTFSYAMFQGGFVSWFLFYSFLPFGLYSLTLMLYPLGDFKVVRRIKSKELKAGSYVTVQIQLTRKVPVPLFYMIVQEHVSTDVFSTQEIGQVKKMVNPWFRRKLILEYDIPDLPRGEHTFRSVELKTGDFLGIIQKSRHLECEETILVYPAHININYQPIQARFDQGVSSSNVKFQQDTTMATGVRDYQTGDRVSWIHWKSFARTNDLKTKEFEERKSHDVSVVLDRTPTPAFEDMVVLTSSIARGVMKKGAQVGYFSQGSTVQQAPVRSGEAHQKQVNYYLAKVQGDHTGSFADVLKENATSLIRASALMIVTSRLSREMVDQVSAISKNGQAAVIFLVRHPAVTLNADDQQLKGLAASKGIIVKELNKRQFSSVFKEVKHA, from the coding sequence ATGAAAGCGATTTGGACATTTCTGCAGGAATTTGGGAAGGTGCTGCTGCTTCTCGTTTTGCTGGCAGGAACATTTTCGTATGCCATGTTTCAGGGTGGATTTGTCAGCTGGTTTTTGTTTTACAGCTTCCTTCCATTCGGTCTTTATTCGCTTACTCTGATGCTGTATCCGCTCGGTGACTTTAAAGTTGTCAGAAGGATCAAATCCAAGGAATTAAAGGCTGGATCTTATGTGACGGTTCAGATTCAACTGACCCGCAAAGTACCCGTTCCTTTGTTTTATATGATTGTTCAGGAGCATGTATCGACCGATGTTTTTTCTACGCAGGAAATCGGCCAGGTGAAGAAAATGGTTAATCCATGGTTCAGAAGAAAGCTGATTTTGGAATACGATATCCCGGATCTTCCACGTGGGGAGCATACATTCAGAAGTGTCGAGCTGAAAACGGGAGACTTTCTCGGCATTATCCAGAAATCAAGACATCTTGAGTGCGAAGAAACCATCCTTGTTTATCCTGCTCATATCAATATTAATTACCAGCCGATTCAGGCCAGGTTTGATCAGGGTGTCTCCTCATCCAATGTGAAGTTCCAGCAGGATACTACGATGGCAACCGGAGTCAGAGATTATCAGACAGGGGATCGTGTATCCTGGATTCACTGGAAGTCTTTTGCGCGGACAAATGATCTGAAGACGAAAGAATTTGAAGAGCGTAAGTCTCATGACGTATCGGTTGTGCTCGACAGGACGCCAACTCCCGCTTTTGAAGATATGGTCGTGCTGACCTCATCGATTGCCCGGGGAGTTATGAAAAAAGGAGCACAGGTCGGTTACTTTTCACAAGGAAGTACTGTTCAGCAGGCTCCTGTCAGAAGTGGGGAAGCCCATCAGAAGCAGGTGAACTATTATCTTGCCAAGGTGCAGGGGGATCATACTGGTTCATTTGCAGATGTGCTGAAAGAAAACGCGACTTCGTTAATTCGTGCCTCAGCCCTTATGATTGTGACCTCGAGACTATCGAGAGAAATGGTTGATCAGGTGAGTGCCATTTCTAAAAATGGACAGGCTGCCGTGATTTTTCTTGTGCGGCATCCGGCTGTGACGCTGAACGCTGATGATCAACAGCTGAAAGGACTCGCAGCTTCAAAAGGTATCATTGTTAAAGAACTGAATAAGCGTCAGTTTTCATCTGTGTTCAAGGAGGTGAAGCATGCATGA